A stretch of Macadamia integrifolia cultivar HAES 741 chromosome 7, SCU_Mint_v3, whole genome shotgun sequence DNA encodes these proteins:
- the LOC122083460 gene encoding pentatricopeptide repeat-containing protein At4g38010-like yields the protein MRTHMDSVASAEALHAFTCLHRAGLNAVDNFTFPIALKACAALKALKQGQQIHSLVLLLGVQWNVYIGNALISMYCSCGNTQVAARVFDHMPQRNTVTWNSIMTGCIHNGLAHESFSYFRRMIMEKSLLSSSLEQWPDSVTMCTILNAHARLGPDALRSGRAVHGYITRQGHRIVTKPETTRPFVKNALIHMYIESLRCLTYAEKVFQGMAAEERDVVTWTTMISGYLHCKLENKALETFQSMLWEYHENASLDAVTLAAVIPALRSLWQGKEIHCFAIKNGHDRRNMFVISSLLNMYAEYGAIGYATKIFQRVEERNVVVWTAMIMGYAKHGLSEGCLRLFDEMRLQAGVTPNELTFMGVFTACSHAGLVEKAQECFKVMTQEYGLMPDLHHYAAMVDVLGRAGRLREARNFIEAMPMKPSTPIWGSLLAYCGLHQDMELAEEVAKIVLDLEPDNPGNFVHLSNMLAQEQRWDDASMVRETMKCLGLKKVPGCSFVHAHQQNY from the coding sequence ATGAGGACCCATATGGACTCCGTGGCTTCAGCTGAAGCCCTCCACGCTTTCACTTGCCTGCACCGTGCAGGCCTTAATGCCGTCGATAACTTCACATTCCCAATTGCTCTTAAAGCTTGTGCTGCTCTCAAAGCCTTGAAACAGGGCCAGCAGATCCACTCCCTCGTCCTTCTCTTAGGCGTCCAGTGGAACGTCTACATAGGCAACGCTCTCATCTCTATGTACTGTAGTTGTGGTAATACTCAAGTTGCAGCTCGAGTGTTCGACCATATGCCCCAAAGAAACACAGTTACTTGGAATTCTATAATGACTGGCTGCATCCACAATGGCCTTGCTCATGAATCTTTCTCTTACTTTCGTAGGATGATAATGGAGAAATCGTTACTTTCGTCGTCTCTTGAGCAGTGGCCTGACTCGGTCACCATGTGCACGATCCTTAACGCTCATGCCCGTCTTGGACCTGATGCTCTTCGTAGTGGCCGGGCTGTTCATGGGTACATTACTCGACAAGGACATCGAATTGTTACGAAACCAGAGACAACGAGGCCATTTGTAAAAAATGCTCTGATCCACATGTATATTGAGTCGTTACGATGTTTGACATATGCAGAGAAAGTTTTCCAAGGGATGGCTGCAGAAGAGAGGGATGTGGTTACTTGGACCACCATGATTTCTGGGTATTTGCATTGCAAACTGGAGAATAAAGCATTAGAGACATTCCAATCCATGTTGTGGGAATACCATGAAAATGCAAGCCTTGATGCGGTCACTCTGGCTGCTGTGATTCCGGCTCTCCGGTCTCTTTGGCAAGGGAAAGAGATCCACTGTTTTGCAATCAAGAATGGTCATGACAGGCGTAATATGTTTGTTATCTCATCTTTGCTGAATATGTATGCCGAATATGGGGCCATTGGGTATGCCACCAAGATTTTCCAAAGAGTTGAGGAGAGAAATGTAGTGGTATGGACTGCCATGATTATGGGTTATGCCAAGCATGGTCTGAGTGAGGGCTGCTTGAGACTGTTCGATGAGATGCGGCTGCAAGCAGGTGTGACTCCAAACGAGCTAACCTTCATGGGTGTCTTTACTGCATGCAGCCATGCTGGTCTTGTTGAAAAAGCTCAAGAATGCTTCAAGGTCATGACCCAAGAGTATGGATTGATGCCTGATTTGCATCACTATGCAGCCATGGTTGACGTGCTTGGTCGAGCTGGTAGGCTGAGGGAGGCCAGGAATTTCATTGAGGCCATGCCTATGAAGCCAAGCACACCCATTTGGGGGTCTTTACTAGCTTATTGTGGTCTTCACCAAGATATGGAATTGGCAGAAGAGGTAGCCAAGATTGTGTTGGACTTGGAACCAGATAACCCAGGGAATTTTGTGCATCTGTCCAACATGTTGGCCCAGGAGCAAAGATGGGATGATGCTAGCATGGTCAGAGAGACCATGAAATGTCTTGGACTGAAGAAGGTGCCCGGTTGCAGTTTTGTCCATGCCCACCAACAGAACTATTAA